Proteins found in one Mucilaginibacter gracilis genomic segment:
- a CDS encoding glycoside hydrolase family 95 protein, with translation MRYILNTIVLKRLFTFLFILMPFFGFGQNKLKLWYKKPAKVWTEALPVGNGRLGAMIFGGVKQELIQLNESTLWTGGPVLKNVNPNAYANLLLAREALFKNEDYAKASEYAKKMQGYYTESYLPLGDLKISQDFKDTSSSNYYRDLDIKNAIATTRFTVAGTEYTRQMISSAPDQVMVIHFTASKPGQLNFKLSTACLLKHQNEVISNSEIAIKGKAPAHIQPNYIRTKTPITWDDSTGRRGMRFELLLKAVNNGGTISSDTSGISVKNATEVTVYLSAATSFNGFDKSPVTQGKDEIKLASGYLEKALLKDWSKILSRHYIDYHHYFNRVNFSLKTPAVNTNAKLPTEERLAAYSVTSPDPELETLYFQYSRYLLISSSRPGGVPANLQGIWNKEMRPPWSSNYTTNINVQMNYWPAEVANLSEMHLPFIDYIKNASVTGKETATNFYHTRGWAVHHNSDIWAISNPVGDLGGGTPTWANWSMGSPWLSQHLWWHYQFTKDKRYLAKTAYPIMKSAAQFCMDWLVPYNGHLVTAPSVSPENVFIDDKGEKNSVSIATTMDMAIIWDLFTGVIDASNELETDKSFRDSIILYRKKLYPLHIGKKGNLQEWYKDWEDEDPHHRHVSHLFTVFPGHEISPIETPELATAAKKSLELRGDAGTGWSLAWKINFWARLLDGNHAYKMIHDILKLTGTSGTNFSNGGGSYANLFDAHPPFQIDGNFGALSGMCEMLLQTQSNELNLLPAIPDEWSEGQVSGLRGRGDFEVSMNWKRKKIVTASIYSGSGGLCRLRTTAPISITGINAKTVKTKYGYVTSFATKKGMKYNIVGS, from the coding sequence ATGAGATATATTTTAAATACAATAGTTTTAAAAAGATTATTTACGTTCCTGTTTATATTGATGCCATTTTTCGGTTTTGGCCAAAACAAACTTAAGCTTTGGTATAAAAAACCTGCCAAAGTGTGGACCGAAGCATTACCCGTTGGAAATGGGCGTTTAGGTGCAATGATTTTTGGTGGTGTTAAACAGGAGCTTATACAGTTAAATGAAAGTACACTATGGACAGGCGGACCAGTATTAAAAAACGTAAACCCGAATGCTTATGCAAATTTATTATTAGCAAGAGAAGCTTTGTTTAAAAACGAGGATTATGCGAAGGCTTCTGAGTACGCAAAAAAAATGCAGGGTTACTACACAGAATCTTATTTGCCATTAGGCGACCTTAAAATAAGTCAGGATTTTAAAGATACGTCATCATCAAACTATTATCGAGACCTCGATATAAAAAACGCTATTGCTACCACCAGATTTACGGTTGCTGGCACTGAGTATACCAGACAGATGATTAGCTCCGCTCCTGACCAAGTGATGGTGATTCATTTTACAGCTAGTAAGCCTGGTCAGTTGAATTTCAAATTAAGTACGGCCTGCTTACTAAAACACCAAAATGAAGTAATTTCAAACAGCGAAATTGCGATAAAAGGAAAAGCACCAGCTCATATTCAGCCAAATTACATTCGCACCAAAACTCCAATTACTTGGGACGACAGTACCGGCAGGCGTGGAATGCGGTTTGAATTATTGCTTAAAGCAGTAAATAATGGCGGAACAATTAGCAGCGATACAAGCGGAATTAGTGTAAAAAATGCAACAGAAGTAACAGTATATCTTTCGGCAGCTACAAGTTTCAATGGATTTGACAAAAGCCCGGTTACTCAAGGAAAAGACGAAATTAAATTGGCTTCGGGATATTTAGAAAAGGCTTTATTGAAAGACTGGTCAAAAATTTTATCGAGGCATTATATTGATTACCACCATTACTTTAACCGGGTAAACTTCAGTTTGAAAACACCTGCAGTTAATACGAATGCAAAGTTGCCTACTGAAGAACGTTTGGCAGCATATAGTGTTACTTCCCCGGACCCTGAGTTAGAGACATTATATTTTCAATATAGCAGATATTTATTGATTTCGAGTTCTCGTCCCGGAGGAGTTCCTGCAAATTTACAAGGCATTTGGAATAAAGAAATGAGACCGCCCTGGAGTTCTAACTACACTACTAATATAAACGTGCAAATGAATTACTGGCCAGCAGAGGTAGCTAATTTATCAGAAATGCACCTTCCATTTATTGATTATATAAAGAACGCTTCGGTAACCGGTAAGGAAACCGCAACTAATTTTTATCATACCCGAGGATGGGCGGTTCATCATAACAGCGATATTTGGGCTATTTCAAATCCCGTGGGCGACCTCGGCGGCGGAACGCCAACCTGGGCAAACTGGTCTATGGGTTCACCATGGTTATCGCAACATCTTTGGTGGCACTATCAGTTTACAAAAGATAAAAGGTACCTCGCGAAAACAGCTTATCCGATAATGAAAAGCGCCGCTCAGTTTTGTATGGACTGGTTAGTTCCTTATAATGGCCATTTAGTAACCGCCCCATCCGTATCTCCTGAAAATGTTTTTATAGATGACAAAGGGGAAAAAAATAGCGTTTCTATTGCTACAACAATGGACATGGCTATTATTTGGGATTTATTTACCGGCGTTATTGACGCTTCTAATGAGTTGGAAACGGATAAAAGTTTCAGGGATTCTATAATTTTATACAGAAAAAAACTATACCCATTACATATTGGAAAGAAAGGGAATTTACAGGAGTGGTATAAAGATTGGGAGGATGAGGACCCACATCATCGTCATGTATCACATCTTTTTACGGTGTTCCCAGGGCACGAAATATCGCCTATTGAAACTCCTGAATTAGCTACTGCGGCTAAAAAAAGTTTAGAGTTAAGAGGAGATGCTGGTACCGGGTGGAGTTTAGCTTGGAAAATTAACTTTTGGGCAAGGTTGCTGGATGGTAATCATGCTTACAAAATGATTCATGATATTTTAAAATTAACTGGCACAAGTGGAACTAATTTTAGCAATGGTGGCGGCTCTTATGCTAACCTGTTTGATGCACATCCTCCGTTTCAAATTGATGGAAACTTTGGTGCCCTATCGGGCATGTGCGAAATGTTGCTTCAAACCCAATCAAACGAATTAAACCTACTACCTGCAATCCCTGATGAATGGAGCGAAGGGCAAGTATCCGGATTAAGGGGACGAGGAGATTTTGAAGTATCAATGAACTGGAAAAGAAAAAAAATAGTTACTGCTTCTATTTACTCCGGGTCAGGTGGTTTATGCCGGTTAAGAACAACAGCTCCTATTTCAATTACTGGAATAAATGCTAAAACGGTTAAAACAAAATATGGTTATGTAACCAGTTTTGCAACCAAAAAAGGAATGAAATATAATATAGTAGGATCTTAA
- a CDS encoding RagB/SusD family nutrient uptake outer membrane protein, which produces MKKIYKHPVMSFLLASMVVLSSCSKEFLDKQPQDQISTAIFYKTASDAQQGLTGVYASLKKGFNGAGKVYQDCLADNAYANFNNYDANNIQLGNYSTTSSAINTVWNANYAGIAQCNLYIANVTPIAMDAATKNQYFAEVRFLRAFFYSNLVNRFGDVILYDKAATLDQATAPVAKTPKAQVLTFINNDLDFAIANLPDAAFNGHVVKGSALALKAKVALFNQDWTNAVSLTNQVINGGKFSLYADYTGLFFRKNQDNNPEIIFSTNYKAPNDQQETSGLDIEIGWWMAIDPFQEMVDSYETADGKLITDPTSGYTRAKQYVNRDPRLKASLRGVDQTWFNPDGTLVTHDGNTSKTGYQMVKYIDSTLFPMGYSHTNDRDENIIHIRYADVLLMYAEAKNELSGPDASIYTALNQIRTRVHMPNVDQSLYGSQSTLRDFIRHERRIELAFEGNRYDDLIRWRTAEQVMTKVKLPGNSPPPINFDPSKNYLFPLPQNDLTIDPLLKQNPGY; this is translated from the coding sequence ATGAAAAAAATATATAAACATCCAGTAATGTCATTTCTTTTGGCTTCGATGGTTGTTCTATCGTCTTGTAGCAAGGAATTTTTAGACAAACAACCCCAAGACCAGATATCAACTGCTATTTTTTATAAAACAGCGAGCGACGCCCAACAAGGTTTAACAGGAGTTTATGCCTCCTTAAAAAAAGGATTTAACGGCGCAGGCAAAGTTTATCAGGATTGCCTGGCCGACAACGCTTATGCAAACTTTAATAATTATGATGCTAACAACATACAACTAGGCAACTATTCTACCACAAGTAGTGCAATAAATACCGTATGGAACGCCAATTATGCTGGTATAGCACAGTGCAATCTTTACATAGCCAACGTTACGCCTATAGCAATGGACGCGGCAACCAAAAATCAATACTTTGCTGAGGTGCGCTTTTTACGCGCGTTCTTCTATTCTAATCTGGTTAATCGCTTTGGTGATGTGATTTTGTATGACAAAGCCGCAACCCTCGACCAAGCCACTGCTCCTGTAGCCAAAACTCCAAAAGCGCAGGTATTAACTTTTATAAACAACGATTTGGACTTTGCTATAGCTAACCTTCCTGACGCTGCTTTTAACGGACACGTAGTAAAAGGTTCGGCTCTTGCGCTGAAAGCTAAAGTGGCGCTCTTTAATCAAGATTGGACCAATGCGGTTTCATTAACTAACCAGGTTATTAACGGCGGGAAATTTAGCCTGTATGCCGATTACACTGGTTTGTTTTTCAGAAAAAACCAGGACAATAACCCCGAGATTATATTCTCTACCAACTATAAGGCGCCTAATGACCAGCAGGAAACTAGTGGTTTGGATATTGAAATTGGCTGGTGGATGGCGATAGACCCTTTCCAGGAGATGGTAGATAGTTATGAAACTGCTGATGGAAAACTGATAACCGACCCTACTTCAGGGTATACAAGAGCTAAACAATATGTTAACCGTGATCCTCGCCTAAAGGCAAGCCTAAGAGGGGTCGATCAAACGTGGTTCAATCCAGATGGTACCCTGGTTACGCATGACGGTAATACTTCTAAAACTGGTTATCAAATGGTGAAATATATCGATTCGACATTATTTCCGATGGGCTATAGCCATACAAATGACCGTGACGAAAATATTATCCACATTCGTTATGCGGATGTTCTATTGATGTATGCAGAGGCCAAAAATGAGTTATCGGGGCCCGATGCTTCAATCTACACCGCATTAAATCAAATCAGGACAAGGGTACATATGCCTAACGTAGATCAGTCTTTATATGGAAGCCAATCTACACTAAGAGACTTTATCCGCCATGAACGAAGGATTGAGCTGGCATTTGAAGGAAATCGATATGACGATTTAATAAGATGGCGGACTGCCGAACAGGTAATGACAAAAGTAAAGCTTCCGGGGAATAGCCCTCCTCCTATCAATTTCGATCCATCCAAAAATTATCTGTTCCCGCTTCCGCAAAATGATTTAACAATTGATCCATTATTAAAGCAGAACCCGGGATATTAA
- a CDS encoding SusC/RagA family TonB-linked outer membrane protein, translating into MNIQLKPESKSLNEVVVVGYGTQKKVDLTGSVSTVSGAVLNQRSTPNAANLLSGTIAGLDAVEATGQPGKDAPNLQIRGMGSFGAGSSPLILVDGVIVTSLNSIAGNDIESVSVLKDAASASIYGNRAANGVILITTKRGKPGTTAINYNTDLSINQAIGLPDLVWNSVEYMSMYNQGRAHNGTNSTPVYTQAQIDSYKNAPANSTQYPNYNYIDNYIKNAFSQNHHVSVSGGSENTTFNIAAGYLQQNGTVKGTNSKRYNLLVSLDSKVNKTFKVGGTVSLNKQDITEPVLGNDQLILLIYGAGPTYAPYLTDGSGRIAKTDYSNNNAGHNRSIEYVLNSGGRVTNNYEVRAQTYLEATIAKGFTWMVKGAYNYNDQFLDVNQYAVNQYGFQPDASGNYTVLDNGSPTSLGVFNGDTRQLYANAYSTLNYKTTIATNHHLNVLGGVSVESYTQQYLSGQRTSFPNNQLTQLNAGSVTGQSLSGDQYQYALESFFGQINYDYKGKYLLQLDGRNDGTSRISPSKRWGFFPAASIGWRLSEENFMKPLTWVDNLKIRASYGRLGNQNIGYYPYQALLNVTQYSFTSTGPIQGVNQQNLNNTDIQWEKTDNTDIGFDLSIKQGLFTATADYYNKKTSGILFKPNVLAAVGLTAPVTNAGTVQNRGFELDLGHANHIGNDFRYSANFIFSLNRNEVLYLANGTQDQGMYINKVGLPYGSFYMLKWTGIYNSQDEINNSPKEAFASPKPGDLKFEDANGDNKIDANDRQITKGAFPDYTYSFRVNFSYKNWDLSTFWQGVQGVYHYVQGWGMDPFRQGGAPPTFFRNAWTPENHSQTVPAIFDYNGNSGYAPNTSQNSTYYLKDASYLRLKNVRLTYHLMPDLAKRLLLKNALVFISADNLFTFTKFPGDPERFQTGPVSQSGTDAYGATSNYAAYPQIRMFTAGLNVTF; encoded by the coding sequence GTGAATATTCAGTTGAAGCCCGAAAGTAAAAGCCTCAACGAGGTGGTGGTAGTAGGTTACGGAACCCAAAAGAAAGTTGATCTTACCGGTTCTGTCTCCACAGTTAGCGGGGCAGTTCTTAATCAAAGATCAACGCCAAACGCTGCTAACCTTTTATCCGGAACAATAGCCGGGCTGGATGCAGTAGAAGCAACAGGACAACCAGGTAAAGACGCACCTAATCTTCAGATCCGCGGAATGGGTTCATTCGGGGCAGGTAGCTCGCCTCTTATATTAGTAGATGGAGTAATTGTAACCAGCTTAAATTCCATTGCCGGAAACGATATAGAATCGGTAAGCGTATTGAAAGACGCTGCCTCGGCCTCTATTTATGGCAACAGGGCAGCCAATGGTGTAATTTTAATTACTACCAAGCGTGGAAAGCCTGGAACTACCGCCATCAATTACAATACTGATCTTTCTATAAACCAAGCCATTGGCCTGCCAGATTTGGTATGGAATTCGGTCGAGTACATGAGTATGTATAATCAAGGAAGGGCACATAACGGCACTAATAGTACACCTGTTTATACCCAAGCCCAAATAGATAGCTATAAAAATGCTCCGGCTAACAGCACCCAGTATCCCAATTATAATTATATCGATAATTACATTAAAAACGCGTTTTCACAAAACCATCACGTTAGTGTAAGCGGGGGTAGTGAAAATACTACATTTAATATAGCAGCCGGCTATTTACAGCAGAATGGAACTGTTAAAGGCACCAACTCTAAACGCTATAACTTATTAGTAAGCCTGGATTCAAAGGTTAATAAAACCTTTAAAGTAGGTGGAACTGTATCACTAAACAAACAGGATATTACCGAACCTGTTTTAGGTAATGATCAACTGATACTTTTAATTTACGGAGCAGGCCCAACATATGCACCATATTTAACAGATGGCAGCGGCAGGATTGCCAAAACCGATTATTCCAATAACAACGCCGGCCATAATCGCAGCATTGAATACGTTTTAAACAGCGGCGGCAGGGTAACCAATAATTATGAGGTAAGAGCTCAAACTTATCTGGAGGCAACTATAGCTAAAGGCTTTACCTGGATGGTAAAAGGTGCCTATAATTATAATGATCAGTTTCTGGATGTTAACCAATACGCGGTAAATCAATACGGTTTTCAACCAGATGCTAGTGGCAATTATACCGTATTAGATAACGGTAGCCCAACCAGCTTAGGCGTTTTTAATGGGGATACGCGCCAATTGTATGCAAATGCGTACTCCACCTTAAATTATAAAACCACCATAGCAACTAATCATCATTTAAATGTTTTGGGTGGAGTTAGCGTTGAGTCTTATACCCAACAATATTTATCCGGCCAAAGAACCTCATTTCCCAATAACCAGTTAACGCAGCTTAATGCAGGTTCGGTAACAGGTCAGAGTCTTAGTGGCGACCAATATCAGTATGCACTGGAATCATTCTTCGGACAAATTAACTATGATTATAAAGGAAAATATCTACTTCAGTTAGATGGCCGTAACGACGGCACCTCCAGAATTTCTCCATCCAAACGTTGGGGTTTCTTTCCGGCGGCCTCTATTGGCTGGCGCTTATCAGAAGAGAACTTCATGAAGCCCCTAACCTGGGTTGATAATTTAAAGATACGTGCCTCTTATGGCAGATTGGGTAACCAGAATATTGGTTATTACCCATATCAGGCGTTATTGAATGTAACCCAATACTCTTTTACCAGCACAGGACCTATTCAGGGGGTTAATCAGCAAAACCTAAACAATACCGATATTCAGTGGGAAAAAACGGACAATACGGACATTGGTTTTGATTTGAGTATCAAACAAGGACTTTTTACCGCTACCGCCGATTATTATAATAAAAAAACATCGGGCATTCTGTTTAAACCAAACGTATTGGCAGCTGTAGGATTAACTGCACCGGTTACAAATGCAGGAACTGTACAGAACAGGGGTTTTGAACTTGATCTGGGCCACGCTAATCATATCGGAAATGACTTCAGATATTCGGCTAACTTTATATTTTCACTTAACCGGAACGAGGTTCTATATCTGGCTAATGGAACACAGGATCAAGGTATGTATATCAATAAAGTTGGGTTACCCTATGGCTCATTTTATATGTTAAAGTGGACGGGTATCTACAATTCGCAAGATGAGATCAATAATTCGCCCAAGGAGGCTTTCGCCAGTCCAAAACCGGGCGATTTGAAATTTGAAGATGCTAACGGCGATAATAAAATAGATGCTAATGACAGGCAAATTACCAAAGGGGCTTTTCCTGATTACACTTATTCTTTCAGGGTTAATTTCAGTTATAAAAACTGGGACCTCAGTACTTTCTGGCAAGGGGTACAAGGAGTATACCACTATGTACAAGGCTGGGGGATGGATCCGTTTAGGCAAGGAGGAGCTCCGCCAACATTCTTCAGAAATGCCTGGACACCTGAAAATCATTCTCAAACTGTGCCTGCTATATTCGATTACAACGGCAATTCGGGCTATGCACCAAATACAAGTCAAAATTCAACCTATTATTTAAAAGATGCCTCCTATCTAAGGCTAAAAAATGTGCGCTTAACTTATCATTTAATGCCCGATCTGGCTAAAAGGTTATTGTTGAAAAATGCACTCGTATTTATCTCCGCCGATAACCTTTTCACTTTCACCAAGTTTCCGGGTGATCCCGAACGGTTTCAGACAGGACCGGTTAGCCAGTCTGGGACGGATGCATACGGAGCCACAAGCAATTATGCTGCCTATCCTCAGATACGCATGTTTACCGCGGGTTTAAATGTTACATTTTAA
- a CDS encoding IS982 family transposase codes for MNNLIQNYTFILEEFRKLSIKEDFYYKPVRPRLSDLELITLNLTAEYCGIDSEYQLFRNLKGTPLDILIERSVYNKRKRKLFPHINEVRKKLVQKLNAVQDCFIVDSMPLEVCKNARAARSKICKEQEYAFPNHGFCAAQSSRYYGYKLHAVCSVDGVFENFDLSPASVHDIHYLKDIQQQMTDCVLLGDKGYLSAEVQVNLFESVNIRLETPMRNNQKKFKPYPYLFKKSRKRIETLFSQLCDQFMIRRNYAKTFEGFKTRTLSKITALTTIQYLNKFIFKRNMNHIKINLV; via the coding sequence ATGAACAACTTGATTCAAAATTACACTTTTATTTTAGAAGAGTTTAGGAAACTGTCAATAAAAGAGGACTTTTATTACAAACCAGTAAGGCCAAGACTGTCTGATTTAGAGTTAATTACGTTAAATTTGACCGCTGAATATTGTGGAATAGATTCTGAATATCAGTTATTTAGAAACCTGAAAGGTACCCCGCTTGATATCTTGATCGAACGAAGTGTTTACAATAAGAGAAAAAGAAAATTGTTCCCGCACATAAATGAGGTGAGAAAAAAGCTTGTTCAGAAACTGAACGCTGTCCAGGACTGTTTCATTGTCGATTCAATGCCTTTAGAGGTATGTAAAAATGCCCGTGCAGCAAGAAGTAAAATCTGCAAAGAACAGGAATACGCTTTTCCAAACCATGGTTTTTGTGCTGCGCAAAGTTCGAGGTATTATGGATACAAACTGCATGCAGTTTGTTCAGTAGATGGTGTTTTTGAGAACTTTGACCTAAGCCCTGCTTCCGTACATGACATACATTACCTGAAAGATATACAACAACAAATGACTGATTGCGTGCTACTTGGAGACAAAGGCTATTTGTCCGCAGAGGTACAGGTCAATCTTTTTGAATCTGTAAACATTAGATTGGAAACCCCGATGAGAAACAATCAAAAGAAATTCAAACCGTATCCATACCTATTCAAAAAATCAAGGAAAAGGATTGAAACGCTATTTTCGCAACTGTGCGATCAGTTTATGATCAGAAGAAATTATGCCAAAACTTTTGAGGGGTTTAAGACAAGGACGTTAAGTAAAATAACTGCCCTGACCACCATTCAATACCTCAACAAATTTATCTTTAAAAGGAACATGAATCACATTAAAATAAATTTAGTCTGA
- a CDS encoding FecR domain-containing protein, with translation MFLNQFKNEELKTLGFTAVFKRETLGRALKAMRLTEDFNYEKRDSVICILK, from the coding sequence TTGTTTTTAAATCAATTTAAAAACGAAGAATTAAAAACGTTGGGGTTTACAGCTGTTTTTAAAAGAGAAACTTTAGGTAGAGCCTTAAAGGCGATGCGTTTAACGGAAGATTTCAATTACGAAAAACGAGATTCAGTTATTTGCATTTTAAAATGA
- a CDS encoding carboxypeptidase-like regulatory domain-containing protein, whose amino-acid sequence MKRACSQLMLLVFFTSIALSSNASGMSVIVTGKVTDENGQGLPGVVVKLKGTSTVTTTNVQGTFSITTPDNTGTLVLLIPATVARSIL is encoded by the coding sequence ATGAAAAGAGCATGTAGCCAGTTAATGCTCCTTGTTTTCTTTACCAGCATTGCGTTATCCAGTAATGCATCTGGCATGTCGGTAATAGTTACTGGTAAAGTTACCGATGAAAACGGGCAGGGGTTGCCCGGCGTAGTAGTGAAACTAAAAGGAACCAGTACCGTAACCACTACCAATGTGCAAGGCACTTTTTCTATTACTACCCCCGATAATACCGGCACGCTTGTATTACTTATACCGGCTACGGTAGCCAGGAGTATCCTTTAA